DNA sequence from the Myxococcus guangdongensis genome:
CACCAGTCCGTGCAAGTGACGGGGGCGCGGTGAAGGGAGCGGGGACCGCGTGATAAGCAGGGGGGCACACCATGGACCGTGCCGCCCTGCTCTTCTGGCTCTGGATGCTCTTCTTCACCGTCAACGCGCTCTGGGCGTTGAGTCAGGCGGCCGTGGCCAGCTCGTTCGGCGTCCGGCCCACGCTGGTGAAGCTGGGCGTCGGCCCACGCCTCTTCACCCTGACGCTCGGCGGCATCCAGTGGGCGCTGCGGCCCCTGGTCCCCTTCGGCAGCGCGGTGAGCTTCGAGGACCCGTCCGTGGACGCGGCGTCCTCGAAGGCCCCCGTCGACAACCGGCTGCGCCAGCTGCCCGTCGCGCTCCACGCCGCCATCATCGCGCTGCCCTGGGCCGTGCTGGTCGGGGTCGCCATGGCCTGCCTG
Encoded proteins:
- a CDS encoding site-2 protease family protein, whose translation is MDRAALLFWLWMLFFTVNALWALSQAAVASSFGVRPTLVKLGVGPRLFTLTLGGIQWALRPLVPFGSAVSFEDPSVDAASSKAPVDNRLRQLPVALHAAIIALPWAVLVGVAMACLGPGEGLRHFVSGFALPFQVSLLPERIERFVAMLRGGELLRAWGLLSAKVAAANLLPLPVLAGGSLVMLPWRNQRERVPVWAASLNLLVMAFALPWACYVVYLLGAAVLR